In Methylacidiphilum infernorum V4, a single window of DNA contains:
- a CDS encoding aminotransferase class V-fold PLP-dependent enzyme, with the protein MEEIETLRKDFPILSQRINGYPLIYFDNAATSQKPRCVIEALSDFFLYSNANVHRGLHELSNKATELLEESRELIARFIHARSPEEIIFTRGTTESINLVASSLGSLLKPGEGILLTEMEHHSNLLPWQQLAKKRGLGLFYLPIEGREGRLRLEKLEEIFVQNRIAVFSFTHVSNTLGTINPVESFCALASKHGVLSVVDAAQSAGHRTIDVQKIGCDFLAFSGHKMCAPTGIGVLYGKKELLQRLPPYQYGGNMVLEAGFFDSRWKDPPHKFEAGTLPIAEAIGLKAAIDYLCCIGLDRIAAHDEQLSSYAYNKISSFPCVIPLGPRERRAGIVTFSIKGLHPHDFVSYCDRYGVALRGGHHCNKPLLSKLGIDSAVRASFYFYNTLEEVDQFIAIMESCLRFFNSI; encoded by the coding sequence ATGGAAGAGATTGAAACATTAAGAAAAGATTTCCCAATTCTCTCTCAACGCATTAACGGCTATCCCCTAATTTATTTCGATAATGCAGCAACCTCTCAAAAACCCCGCTGCGTCATCGAAGCTCTTTCAGATTTTTTTCTCTATTCCAACGCCAATGTTCACCGAGGACTTCATGAACTCAGCAACAAGGCGACAGAACTCTTGGAAGAGTCCCGCGAGCTTATCGCCCGTTTCATTCATGCCCGCAGTCCCGAGGAAATCATTTTTACAAGGGGGACCACCGAATCGATTAATCTTGTGGCTTCCTCTTTAGGCTCCCTTCTAAAACCCGGAGAGGGTATTCTTTTGACCGAAATGGAACACCACTCCAATCTTCTACCCTGGCAACAACTGGCTAAAAAAAGGGGCCTAGGGCTGTTTTATCTTCCCATTGAAGGGAGAGAAGGTCGACTAAGGCTGGAAAAGCTTGAAGAGATTTTTGTTCAGAACCGAATAGCCGTTTTTTCTTTTACCCATGTATCGAACACCTTAGGAACGATCAATCCTGTAGAAAGTTTTTGTGCCCTGGCCAGCAAACATGGGGTGTTGAGCGTTGTGGATGCTGCCCAAAGCGCAGGACACAGGACGATCGATGTTCAGAAAATAGGGTGTGATTTTCTGGCCTTTTCTGGCCACAAAATGTGTGCTCCCACCGGTATCGGTGTCCTGTATGGGAAAAAGGAACTGCTGCAAAGGTTGCCTCCCTATCAATACGGGGGCAACATGGTTTTAGAAGCTGGTTTTTTTGATAGCCGGTGGAAAGATCCTCCCCATAAATTTGAGGCGGGCACCCTGCCCATTGCGGAAGCTATCGGCCTGAAAGCAGCCATAGATTATCTCTGTTGCATCGGATTGGATAGGATTGCTGCACATGATGAACAGCTTAGCTCTTATGCCTATAACAAGATTTCTTCGTTTCCCTGTGTCATTCCTCTAGGTCCTAGGGAAAGGAGAGCGGGTATCGTTACTTTCTCCATAAAAGGGCTGCACCCCCACGATTTTGTCAGCTATTGTGACCGCTACGGTGTAGCTTTACGAGGGGGACACCACTGTAACAAACCTCTCCTGTCAAAACTAGGGATAGATTCTGCTGTTCGAGCAAGTTTTTATTTTTACAATACTTTAGAAGAAGTGGATCAATTCATTGCAATAATGGAGAGCTGCTTGCGCTTTTTTAACTCAATTTAA
- a CDS encoding acetate/propionate family kinase yields MLGKDRSFILTVNSGSTSLKISLFGSDSQSLFLEGHIERIGLPQSHIQFKNKEGERIFELFLPLKDHDEAIAQLFSFLKKNRLDEKLLAVGHRIVHGGSLYREPRLITSETLQNLKELIPLAPEHLPSQILAIESFRKQVPHVKNIGCFDTAFHRTIPYYARQYALPKSLREMGIVRYGFHGLSCEHVMEELKKMAKEKALGKVIIAHLGGGASMTAVYKGQSLDTTMGFSPLSGLVMETRCGDIDPGAVLYLVKEKGLPASEVYHLLNNRSGLLGLSGISSDMKDLLEDNTQEAKEAIEIFVYQARKHLGALITALNGIDILVFTGGIGEHSALIRGKICANLDVWGIELDTTRNESHAAIISTDSSPSQIRIIKANEESVIARETFKLVSQGSLTL; encoded by the coding sequence ATGCTAGGAAAAGATCGATCCTTTATCCTGACTGTTAATAGTGGGTCGACAAGCCTCAAGATCAGTCTTTTTGGCTCCGACAGCCAATCCCTTTTTCTTGAAGGCCACATCGAAAGAATCGGCTTGCCGCAAAGCCACATCCAGTTCAAAAACAAAGAGGGAGAAAGAATTTTTGAACTCTTCCTTCCGCTTAAAGATCATGACGAGGCTATTGCCCAGCTTTTCAGCTTTCTTAAAAAAAACCGGCTCGATGAAAAACTTTTGGCCGTAGGGCATCGGATAGTCCACGGGGGTTCTCTTTACAGGGAACCAAGGTTGATCACCTCTGAAACCCTGCAAAACTTAAAGGAACTGATCCCTCTTGCCCCCGAGCATCTACCAAGCCAGATCCTGGCCATTGAATCTTTTCGCAAACAGGTTCCCCATGTAAAAAACATCGGCTGTTTTGATACCGCCTTTCACAGGACAATTCCCTATTATGCCCGTCAGTATGCCCTTCCCAAGTCGCTGAGAGAAATGGGCATCGTGCGCTACGGTTTTCATGGATTGTCCTGCGAACACGTCATGGAAGAACTCAAAAAAATGGCGAAAGAAAAAGCCCTGGGAAAAGTGATTATAGCTCATCTAGGAGGCGGAGCAAGCATGACGGCCGTCTACAAGGGTCAAAGCCTGGACACGACGATGGGATTTTCTCCCCTGTCCGGTTTAGTCATGGAAACCCGCTGCGGGGATATCGACCCGGGGGCGGTTCTTTATCTTGTCAAAGAAAAAGGGCTGCCGGCGAGCGAAGTCTATCACCTTTTAAACAACCGCTCCGGCCTGCTGGGATTAAGCGGTATAAGCTCGGACATGAAAGATCTTCTCGAAGATAATACCCAAGAAGCCAAGGAAGCCATAGAAATCTTTGTTTACCAGGCAAGAAAACACCTAGGAGCATTGATTACCGCTTTGAATGGAATAGATATCCTCGTATTTACGGGAGGCATTGGAGAACATTCGGCCCTGATCCGCGGTAAAATCTGCGCAAACTTGGATGTTTGGGGAATCGAGCTTGATACCACTAGAAACGAATCTCATGCCGCAATTATCTCTACGGATAGCTCTCCTTCCCAAATAAGAATTATCAAGGCCAACGAAGAGTCAGTCATTGCAAGGGAAACATTTAAGCTGGTCAGCCAAGGGTCTTTAACCCTTTAG
- a CDS encoding site-2 protease family protein yields MKFSWKIGSIFGIQIYVHFTFLILLGWIAIVHYSERGRIEDAVLGVLFTLALFFIIVLHELGHAAAARFFKISTKDITLLPIGGVARLEKIPEDPIQELVVAVAGPAVNLILALLFYILIILSGVPFDLSQLDLIRGNLLAQFFWTNIILAGFNLIPAFPMDGGRILRGLLGIRMDFLHATRIAASVGQTIALVFGFIGLFSNPFLILIALFVWFGASQESNMAEVKFTLSKTSISQLMLREFHVLSPYDTLAKAVEMTLASQQHDFPVIDNDRLVGMLYRADLLMGLMQKGQEASVDEVMSRDFISVEASDKAEEVFSKIQSLPYSAIPVTDNGLLVGLLTKENIAEFLMFHSAIAEKKGKSFIQR; encoded by the coding sequence ATGAAATTTTCCTGGAAAATAGGATCGATTTTTGGAATCCAAATCTACGTTCATTTCACTTTTTTGATCCTTCTTGGCTGGATCGCCATCGTCCATTATTCTGAAAGGGGAAGAATCGAGGATGCGGTTTTGGGAGTTCTTTTTACCTTGGCCCTTTTTTTTATCATCGTTCTCCATGAACTGGGTCATGCCGCAGCGGCACGTTTTTTCAAAATTTCCACAAAAGACATCACTTTACTGCCCATAGGTGGAGTGGCAAGACTCGAGAAAATTCCTGAAGATCCTATCCAAGAGCTTGTTGTTGCCGTAGCCGGACCCGCGGTGAACTTGATCTTGGCTTTGCTTTTCTATATTCTCATTATCCTCAGTGGAGTTCCCTTTGATCTCTCCCAACTCGATCTCATTCGAGGCAATCTCCTTGCCCAGTTTTTTTGGACCAACATCATTTTAGCCGGCTTCAATCTGATTCCCGCTTTCCCTATGGACGGGGGAAGAATCTTGCGGGGGCTGCTGGGAATAAGAATGGATTTTTTGCATGCCACCCGGATAGCGGCTTCCGTGGGCCAGACAATCGCTTTAGTCTTTGGATTTATCGGGCTTTTTTCCAATCCCTTCCTTATTTTAATCGCTCTCTTTGTCTGGTTTGGGGCTTCACAAGAGTCGAACATGGCGGAGGTGAAATTCACTTTGAGTAAAACATCCATCAGTCAACTCATGCTCCGGGAATTTCACGTTTTATCCCCCTACGATACCCTCGCCAAAGCCGTTGAAATGACCTTGGCCAGCCAACAACATGATTTTCCTGTCATAGACAATGACAGGCTTGTGGGAATGCTTTACAGGGCGGATCTCCTCATGGGACTCATGCAAAAAGGCCAAGAAGCTTCGGTAGATGAAGTCATGAGCAGGGATTTCATTTCTGTGGAAGCTTCGGATAAAGCCGAAGAGGTATTCTCAAAAATCCAATCCCTTCCCTACTCGGCTATCCCGGTGACCGACAACGGCCTTCTAGTTGGGCTTTTAACAAAAGAAAACATCGCCGAATTTTTGATGTTTCATTCCGCTATAGCCGAAAAAAAGGGCAAATCTTTTATCCAACGGTGA
- a CDS encoding RtcB family protein, with the protein MELAGLEKVSDFCWKIPPQGKMRVPVLIYGSEKIVQAMDQKVAEQASNVASLPGIVKASFVMPDAHWGYGFPIGGVAAYDPEEGGVISAGGVGFDISCGVRTLLTGLKEKDIQPIKNKLAELLFKEIPAGVGSHGKIVLDKTEIDKMLEGGAKWAIAKGYGLQKDLYRIEEQGCMPGADPQAVSHLAKERQAKEMGTLGSGNHYAEVQVVGKIFDEALAKIFSIHLGDIVVSIHCGSRGLGHQIGTDYLKEMVVCAQKLKIDLPERELACAPIASELGRRYLGAMRAGINCALANRQIITQLIRKVFSYFFPGIELPILYDVSHNTCKVEKHAVNGHFKELYVHRKGATRAFGPNNPEIPEDFREAGQPVLIGGSMGTHSYILAGTAQSEQLAFSSAVHGAGRAMSRSKALKEWKGKEIIRSLEQKGIIIKAVSERGVAEEAPLAYKDVSDVVEAAHKAELAKLVARLDPLICIKG; encoded by the coding sequence ATGGAGTTAGCCGGCCTTGAAAAAGTTTCCGATTTCTGTTGGAAAATCCCTCCCCAGGGAAAGATGCGCGTTCCGGTGCTTATTTACGGTTCTGAAAAAATAGTCCAGGCAATGGATCAAAAGGTTGCCGAACAGGCTTCTAATGTTGCCTCCTTGCCGGGAATCGTGAAGGCTTCCTTTGTCATGCCTGATGCGCACTGGGGTTATGGATTCCCCATAGGCGGTGTGGCCGCCTACGATCCGGAGGAAGGAGGGGTAATCTCCGCCGGAGGAGTAGGTTTTGATATTTCTTGCGGGGTGAGAACCCTGCTGACAGGGCTCAAGGAAAAAGATATTCAACCGATTAAAAATAAACTGGCTGAACTGCTTTTTAAAGAAATCCCGGCCGGGGTAGGCAGTCATGGCAAGATCGTTCTCGATAAGACGGAGATAGACAAAATGCTTGAGGGAGGAGCGAAGTGGGCAATTGCAAAAGGTTATGGACTACAAAAGGATCTTTATCGAATAGAAGAGCAAGGATGTATGCCCGGTGCTGATCCGCAGGCCGTTTCTCATTTAGCCAAGGAAAGACAGGCCAAAGAAATGGGCACACTCGGATCGGGGAACCATTATGCGGAAGTCCAGGTTGTGGGGAAAATTTTTGATGAAGCCCTAGCCAAGATATTTTCTATCCATCTAGGAGACATCGTGGTGAGCATCCATTGTGGCTCCCGGGGATTGGGGCATCAAATCGGCACAGATTATTTGAAAGAGATGGTTGTTTGTGCTCAAAAGTTAAAAATTGATCTGCCGGAGAGGGAACTGGCTTGCGCTCCTATTGCATCAGAGCTAGGCAGGAGGTACCTGGGGGCCATGCGCGCAGGGATCAATTGTGCCCTGGCCAACAGGCAGATCATTACCCAGCTCATTAGAAAAGTCTTTTCCTATTTCTTCCCCGGTATTGAACTGCCTATTCTTTACGATGTCTCCCACAATACCTGCAAAGTAGAAAAACACGCGGTCAACGGACACTTCAAGGAGCTCTACGTCCACAGGAAAGGAGCGACCCGCGCCTTCGGCCCCAACAATCCAGAAATTCCCGAAGATTTTCGAGAAGCGGGCCAACCCGTGCTCATTGGCGGCAGTATGGGCACCCATTCTTATATCCTAGCCGGGACGGCCCAGAGTGAACAGTTAGCCTTTTCTTCGGCCGTACACGGAGCGGGAAGAGCGATGAGCAGGTCGAAGGCTTTAAAGGAATGGAAAGGCAAGGAAATCATCCGCAGTCTTGAACAAAAAGGCATTATCATCAAGGCGGTTTCGGAACGAGGAGTTGCAGAAGAAGCTCCCTTGGCTTACAAGGACGTGAGTGACGTCGTGGAAGCGGCCCACAAGGCAGAGCTAGCCAAACTCGTGGCACGGCTTGATCCTTTAATATGCATCAAAGGCTAA